From the genome of Branchiostoma floridae strain S238N-H82 chromosome 8, Bfl_VNyyK, whole genome shotgun sequence:
NNNNNNNNNNNNNNNNNNNNNNNNNNNNNNNNNNNNNNNNNNNNNNNNNNNNNNNNNNNNNNNNNNNNNNNNNNNNNNNNNNNNNNNNNNNNNNNNNNNNNNNNNNNNNNNNNNNNNNNNNNNNNNNNNNNNNNNNNNNNNNNNNNNNNNNNNNNNNNNNNNNNNNNNNNNNNNNNNNNNNNNNNNNNNNNNNNNNNNNNNNNNNNNNNNNNNNNNNNNNNNNNNNNNNNNNNNNNNNNNNNNNNNNNNNNNNNNNNNNNNNNNNNNNNNNNNNNNNNNNNNNNNNNNNNNNNNNNNNGGATGGCCTCCAGTCACAGAGGAATAAGCTaagacacttttttttacataggcAGAGGATTTTGAGTTGTCTAGCGCTAGCAGGTATCTTGTCTTTTTGGGTCAGCTGcgtggagggtaacctccagcatgtcgtctgtactcctctgatgcacgttcttttttcttcgccgtagctgtttttattatggatgttgCTCGTTCCAAAAATGTATAAGCATAAAGAGTTTGATATAAtataaaaggaaatcacacacactttctattgatatataacacattaaaatcgatgcagaaacaacggaaatatgatcagccaaactTTTCGTGCCGAGTTTAGTAACTGAGAAAGAAGAGATAAACATTAGATAGAcaaacattatgcaaataaaggccTAATTGGTTTAATCAataagaaaatgctataataATTGTCCCCTGCCAATGAAgggaatttcttacttttctgATCCGACCTATTGGGGCTGTAtcatgaaaatatgaaataaactgCTCAATACGGCGTGTAacagcacaaacacacagtatGAGTTGGTACTAAAATTCAAGTGAATTATCCAAGCAACAATTTGGTAGCTAGGCTAGGGAGAACCCCCTCTTTTTTTAGCTTTTACTGTATTCAGTACACGTGTGTATTTCAGGTATGCCGGCAACAGTGTTCTGGACCTACAAGGGAACAAACTTTCCTTCCATTGCTAGCAAGGAGGCGTTAGAGGCCTTACCAGACTTTGAGATCTGCGATGACGACATTGCTGTTGTGAGCTTCCCTATAAGACAGGTGAGTAAAGGCACGCCTGTTGATAAgattcattatgttaccttcacagaagggaacatgtctgttttttggctttgcttcttcttcttcgccgcgcaaataaggtcaacgacctggaccagacggctgtcaccatggtaaccggtaaagtagcaggcaccatgtggtgttcggttacataatgtagcaaatgtcagatctagaggggcttgGGTCACTACATTtggaaatgtgttcaaataagaatgaacaaaacagttgccagtgttagactacaacatgtgaaggtaacattctgtatttgcttgcaaatattacctttctagttagaCATATTTTCATGGCCTTTATCACAGGAATGCACATGTTATATATAATCactctgtgaccggagggtaacctccgactagagtattgtttttgtccGATGTGATGAATATTcacatctgtatctctatgttccctttgccgcatTCATATGTAGTTTACCATGTCTGCACGCAGTTGCGCGTTGATGCacgttgttgtgttttttctcGCATGCATTAGCtatagctgtttttattatcgtTGTAATAACTTCAGAAATCACCTCTATATTCCTGGTATTATGGGACAGGCCATGTGGTTTATGGGTTTGGTAATTAGCTTATTAAGTTTActtcgatctccaattagaatttacaatgattatcataaacTCGATTATATAAACTCTATAGACTTGCTCCCGACCACGCACAGGGGTTTTACGCAAAATCAGGgttgagggtctgcatagggtcCAGACATCGCTTAATTCAGAACTACTTTGCTACTTTAATCTACAGTCGACTGGCACGGATAACGTTTAAAGAGCCGTAGATGTATTCTCGCCAACTCTCAACTACAGATGACTTTGCTCATCTTCAACTCCCGACCTCAGATGACTTTGCtcatcaccaactcccgacctCAGATGACTTTGTTCATCACAAACTCCTGACCTCAGATGACTTTGCTCATCACCAACTCCCTACCTCAAATGACTTTGCtcatcaccaactcccgacctCAGATAACTTTGCtcatcaccaactcccgacctCAGATGACTTTGCTCATCACTAACTCCCGACCTCAGATGACTTTGCtcatcaccaactcccgacctCAGATGACTTTGCTCATCACAAACTCCCGACCTCAGATGACTTTGCtcatcaccaactcccgacctcagatgactttgctcatcaccaactcccgacctCAGATGACATTGCTCATCACCAACTCCTGACCTCAGATGACTTTGCTCATCACCGACTCCCGACCTCAGATGACTTTGCtcatcaccaactcccgacctCAGATGACATTGCTCATCACCAACTCCTGACCTCAGATGACTTTGCTCATCAACAACTCCCGACCTCAGATGACTTTGCtcatcaccaactcccgacctCAGATGACTTTGCTCATCACAAACTCCCGACCTCAGATGACTTTGCtcatcaccaactcccgacctCAGATGACTTTGCTCATCACAAACTCCTGACCTCAGATGACTTTGCtcatcaccaactcccgacctCAGATGACTTTGCTCATCACAAACTCCTGACCTCAGATGACTTTGCTCATCACAAACTCCTGACCTCAGATGACGTGGCTCATCACAAACTCCTGACCTCAGATGACTTTGCTCATCACAAACTCCTGACCTCAGATGACTTTGCTCATCACAAACTCCTGACCTCAGATGACTTTGCTCATCACAAACTCCCGACCTCAGATGACTTTGCtcatcaccaactcccgacctCAGATGACTTTGCTCATCACAAACTCCTGACCTCAGGTGACTTTGCtcatcaccaactcccgacctCAGATGACTTTGCTCATCACAAACTCCTGACCTCAGATGACGTGGCTCATCACAAACTCCTGACCTCAGATGACTTTGCTCATCACCGACTCCCGACCTCAGATGACTCTGCtcatcaccaactcccgacctCAGATGACATTGCTCATCACCAACTCCTGACCTCAGATGCTTTGCTCATCAACAACNNNNNNNNNNNNNNNNNNNNNNNNNNNNNNNNNNNNNNNNNNNNNNNNNNNNNNNNNNNNNNNNNNNNNNNNNNNNNNNNNNNNNNNNNNNNNNNNNNNNNNNNNNNNNNNNNNNNNNNNNNNNNNNNNNNNNNNNNNNNNNNNNNNNNNNNNNNNNNNNNNNNNNNNNNNNNNNNNNNNNNNNNNNNNNNNNNNNNNNNNNNNNNNNNNNNNNNNNNNNNNNNNNNNNNNNNNNNNNNNNNNNNNNNNNNNNNNNNNNNNNNNNNNNNNNNNNNNNNNNNNNNNNNNNNNNNNNNNNNNNNNNNNNNNNNNNNNNNNNNNNNNNNNNNNNNNNNNNNNNNNNNNNNNNNNNNNNNNNNNNNNNNNNNNNNNNNNNNNNNNNNNNNNNNNNNNNNNNNNNNNNNNNNNNNNNNNNNNNNNNNNNNNNNNNNNNNNNNNNNNNNNNNNNNNNNNNNNNNNNNNNNNNNNNNNNNNNNNNNNNNNNNNNNNNNNNNNNNNNNNNNNNNNNNNNNNNNNNNNNNNNNNNNNNNNNNNNNNNNNNNNNNNNNNNNNNNNNNNNNNNNNNNNNNNNNNNNNNGTAGAGGAAGCCTGTGAGGATGCCATGGTCGACTATGTGTGGCTGGGGTTTCACTCCTGCACACGTGACATgagttaacgttacagtaacattataaacatgtacatcGGCTACTAGAATGTGGTTAATGTGAAGAAATACATCACTTTTTTCAAGGGTCGAACTGGCTTGTTGCGATCATCGCTAAGCTGCTGAGATCGGCTGGTAAGACGGAGGAGTCGGTGAGCAGTTTGATGCCAGCACCGATAGAACTGAGTCTGAAACCGAACGAGCCGCCCGGTTACGTCACACTCGCTGCCAAGTCCTCCCCTCGCATCTTAAAGACCCTCCTCCCGATCCGCTTCGCGCCGCGAGGGATATCCAAGCCGCAGAACAAGGTAgagtgatgatatttgatatcaaCAGTTTTTCTTAATTTATTTTGGTAATGCCATAGCCCTAACCATCACATGTTTTAGCGATCCTTTCCTGCCCTTCTTCCTATATTCAGTCCCagctacccccctcccacaaggATACGTTATTCCCTGCGGACGGCTGAGTAGTCGCCATAGACTACTTGCCATGGACCACCATTGGACGCAGtgcaatacatgaacaagaacgTTCAAACCTTACCTCTTTTTTCCGGCTAGGTTAAAGGCAAATCAAAGAAAGGCATTTGTATCGTCTGTGAAAGTGTGCAGTATGCACTTCGTATGTTATATATTGTGCAAGAAATACAGTTGGGTGGGAAAAACCTCTGGGTCTATTCTCAAGCTGCTGATAGTTGTAACCGTTACATGAAATAGTGCAATATGCAATTAGTGCAATATTAGTTTTGCCATCTTCTTGTGCAATATGtttaaagaattttaaaacagtCTGTATCTCAGCAGTCCGACGCACacgattgttttttttttattatgtcttACCTTGCACCCTCTGAACGTCGTAAGTCCAGAAAAAGGGTTGACCTCGGTATTTTaatctttcatcttgtatttgtatgtctaaagctcaataaagatgattttgatTCTCTCTCGACCAATAGGCTGCTCAATGCTTAACGCTTATACCATGCTCTCGTTCCCATGGTAGGTTAAAGTGCtggtgatgatgagaaacccgaAGGACTCCGCGGTGTCATATTACCACTTCAGCAGGAAACTCGGTCCGCTGCTGGGAGTGGGAGAACCTCCGGCCTGGGAGGAGTACGCTCGGGCTTTTGTGGGCGGACAAAGTTAGtaataaataaagaaagaaagaaacgaaTAACCTGTATCAAAGTTATAgagtttatgtcatacctggtccGCGATAACGTTAAACCGGTGATCTAGACCGGGTAAAATAttgggttatcacacgggcttgtACTGTTATCACACGAGCTTCCATGAAATCATTCGGACGCANNNNNNNNNNNNNNNNNNNNNNNNNNNNNNNNNNNNNNNNNNNNNNNNNNNNNNNNNNNNNNNNNNNNNNNNNNNNNNNNNNNNNNNNNNNNNNNNNNNNNNNNNNNNNNNNNNNNNNNNNNNNNNNNNNNNNNNNNNNNNNNNNNNNNNNNNNNNNNNNNNNNNNNNNNNNNNNNNNNNNNNNNNNNNNNNNNNNNNNNNNNNNNNNNNNNNNNNNNNNNNNNNNNNNNNNNNNNNNNNNNNNNNNNNNNNNNNNNNNNNNNNNNNNNNNNNNNNNNNNNNNNNNNNNNNNNNNNNNNNNNNNNNNNNNNNNNNNNNNNNNNNNNNNNNNNNNNNNNNNNNNNNNNNNNNNNNNNNNNNNNNNNNNNNNNNNNNNNNNNNNNNNNNNNNN
Proteins encoded in this window:
- the LOC118422049 gene encoding uncharacterized protein LOC118422049, whose product is MPATVFWTYKGTNFPSIASKEALEALPDFEICDDDIAVVSFPIRQAMWFMDDIAHHQLLTSDDFAHHRLPTSDDFAHHQLPTSDDIAHHQLLTSDDFAHQQLPTSDDFAHHQLPTSDDFAHHKLPTSDDFAHHQLPTSDDFAHHKLLTSDDFAHHQLPTSDDFAHHKLLTSDDFAHHKLLTSDDVAHHKLLTSDDFAHHKLLTSDDFAHHKLLTSDDFAHHKLPTSDDFAHHQLPTSDDFAHHKLLTSEEACEDAMVDYVWLGFHSCTRDMS
- the LOC118420590 gene encoding sulfotransferase 1A3-like, producing the protein MPAPIELSLKPNEPPGYVTLAAKSSPRILKTLLPIRFAPRGISKPQNKVKVLVMMRNPKDSAVSYYHFSRKLGPLLGVGEPPAWEEYARAFVGGQS